From Leptospira kirschneri serovar Cynopteri str. 3522 CT:
TGGTTGGCGGTTACTTTATTTCTCATTCAAATATATTGCGATTTTAGCGGTTATACCGATATGGCTTACGCTTCCGCGTTGTTGTTAGGTTACGAACTTCCTGAAAATTTCCGTATGCCTTTTATTGCAAGAAGTGTTACCGAACACTGGAGAAGATGGCATATCACTCTTTCTACCTGGCTTAGGGATTACGTATATATTTCTCTGGGAGGAAATCGGGCGGGGGCATTTCGACATAGATTTAATCTTTGGTTTACTATGTTCGTAGCCGGTTTTTGGCACGGAGCCGCTTGGACGTTTATCATCTGGGGAAGTTGTCAGGGGACTATCTTATTGATAGAAGCGATCTATGGAAGTTTCAAAGAAAAACATTTTCCCAATTTACAGATCCTTCCGGAAAGAATTTTGGCTCCAATCCAAATTTTTCTGACCTGTTTCATTTCGGTAACGGTAGCAACTTGGTTTAGAGCGGAATCCGTCTCTAAAGGGTGGATCATGTGGAAGAAGATGTTTTTCTTTAACGAAGGAGGTTTACGTCCCTATATGTTAAAGACTGGAATTCCGGTTATACTTTGTGTGATCGTAGGACATTGGTTAGGTTATGTGATCTTTGAAAAAAAGAAAGAATGGAACCCTCCCGTTTGGCTTGAGTTTTCCTTTTATCCTGTGATTGCCGTAGGTTTGGCTCTTTTGACTCCGGATCTGGAACTTCCTTTTATCTACTTTCAATTTTGATTATGGAATCAATTCGTTTAATCAGAGTTTTATTAATGCGAATGACTCTAGTTCTACACTTATAAATGAATACCTATAAAAATCCTTCTCGACAAACATTCATTCTATGTCGACTCTGATCCCGATATGTCCGGCAATCCAGACAAACAACCCAGAAGTCATAGATACCATCCCGGAGTTTACGCGGACTATATCATACAAATTGAATTTGGTTTAATCACTCTTCATGCAAAAATAGGAAATATTTCCGAAACCGGAATTTGTCTGATTTTAAACGGAGAAGATTTGAATATGACTGAATCGGTTTACGGTTCGGTTATCGAAAAAAAATCCGGAAAACGTCTCGAATTTGAAGGTGACATTATATGGGCCGAAGAAGAAACGATCGACGATAAGATACGATTTGTCTACGGTCTTAAATTTAGAGAACCTCTCATTTTGACCGAATCCCTGGTTTTGATCAATCTTTCCTTACAGGATCCGTGACTTGTAACCTTTCATTTTAAGTTTCCGGATTGCCATATTCGGTTCTTCGAGGATCTTTGAATCATGGATTCTTCTACAAAAAAGGAACAAAAACAAATTGTTCCTAAAAAGCCTACTTTAAGAGAGATCGAAATCGGTCTACTCAAGAAGATCAAAGAAGGGGACGATGAAGCGTATATTCAACTTGTCAGTCCGTTCCGAGAAAGACTTTATCGTAAGGCGATTTCGATGGTAAAAGACGGAGACGACGCGGAAGACATCGTTCAAGACGCTCTCATTTCCGGTTACAGATCCATTCGTAATTTTAG
This genomic window contains:
- a CDS encoding MBOAT family O-acyltransferase, yielding MLFPTLEFFVFFIFVFLVYWYFIPYFFGKDTRSLTLTHFFLLVVSYYFYMSWDWRFGGLILLSTVIDFILADRIHSSQNQRIRWILITISLVLNLVFILGFFKYYNFFADSINLFLGSFGVKNALPVLHIILPVGISFYTFQSLSYTIDVYRRQILPEKSFLRFALFVSFFPQLVAGPIVTAKTFLPQLNTIKNLTEIRFRKAIRYFILGYIKKVVISDNAAPIVEKIFADPTSFGTVALWLAVTLFLIQIYCDFSGYTDMAYASALLLGYELPENFRMPFIARSVTEHWRRWHITLSTWLRDYVYISLGGNRAGAFRHRFNLWFTMFVAGFWHGAAWTFIIWGSCQGTILLIEAIYGSFKEKHFPNLQILPERILAPIQIFLTCFISVTVATWFRAESVSKGWIMWKKMFFFNEGGLRPYMLKTGIPVILCVIVGHWLGYVIFEKKKEWNPPVWLEFSFYPVIAVGLALLTPDLELPFIYFQF
- a CDS encoding PilZ domain-containing protein, with protein sequence MSGNPDKQPRSHRYHPGVYADYIIQIEFGLITLHAKIGNISETGICLILNGEDLNMTESVYGSVIEKKSGKRLEFEGDIIWAEEETIDDKIRFVYGLKFREPLILTESLVLINLSLQDP